The following are encoded together in the Populus trichocarpa isolate Nisqually-1 chromosome 5, P.trichocarpa_v4.1, whole genome shotgun sequence genome:
- the LOC18099195 gene encoding naringenin,2-oxoglutarate 3-dioxygenase-like: MAPSTLTALAEEKTLQASFVRDEDERPKVAYNQFSNEIPVISIAGIDDGGEKRAEICNKIVEACEEWGVFQIVDHGVDTKLVSEMTTLAKEFFALPPEEKLRFDMSGGKKGGFIVSSHLQGEAVQDWREIVTFFSYPIRTRDYSRWPDKPEAWKAVTEEYSKKLMELACKLLGVLSEAMGLETEALTKACVDMDQKVVVNFYPKCPQPDLTLGLKRHTDPGTITLLLQDTVGGLQATRDNGKTWITVQPVEGAFVVNLGDHGHYLSNGRFRNADHQAVVNSNSSRLSIATFQNPAPDATVYPLKIREGEKSVLDEPITFAEMYRRKMSKDIEIATKKKLAKEQLLRDLETAKLETKPIEEILA, translated from the exons ATGGCCCCTTCTACCCTCACAGCTCTGGCAGAAGAGAAAACCCTCCAAGCAAGCTTTGTTCGCGACGAAGATGAACGTCCGAAAGTGGCATATAACCAATTCAGCAATGAAATCCCTGTCATTTCAATAGCTGGGATTGATGACGGTGGTGAAAAGAGAGCTGAAATATGCAACAAGATCGTGGAGGCATGTGAGGAATGGGGAGTTTTTCAAATTGTTGATCATGGGGTTGATACTAAGCTGGTGTCTGAAATGACAACTCTTGCTAAAGAGTTTTTTGCTTTGCCACCGGAAGAGAAGCTTCGGTTTGATATGTCCGGTGGCAAAAAGGGTGGCTTCATTGTCTCCAGCCATTTACAG GGAGAGGCAGTACAAGACTGGCGTGAAATAGTGACCTTCTTCTCGTACCCAATTCGCACCAGAGACTATTCAAGGTGGCCTGACAAGCCAGAGGCATGGAAAGCAGTGACCGAGGAATACAGTAAGAAGCTAATGGAACTTGCTTGCAAGCTTCTTGGGGTCTTATCAGAGGCTATGGGATTAGAAACAGAGGCCTTAACTAAGGCTTGTGTTGACATGGACCAAAAGGTGGTGGTCAATTTCTATCCAAAATGTCCACAACCAGACCTTACACTTGGACTCAAACGCCATACTGATCCCGGCACCATCACCCTCTTGCTCCAGGACACCGTTGGTGGTCTTCAGGCCACTAGAGATAACGGAAAGACTTGGATCACCGTTCAACCTGTTGAAGGTGCTTTTGTGGTCAATCTCGGAGACCATGGTCAT TATCTTAGCAATGGAAGATTCAGGAACGCAGACCACCAAGCTGTGGTGAACTCAAACTCTAGCAGGTTGTCCATAGCCACATTCCAGAACCCAGCACCAGATGCTACAGTGTACCCTCTCAAGattagagagggagagaagtcGGTGCTAGACGAGCCAATAACATTTGCTGAGATGTATAGGAGGAAGATGAGCAAGGACATTGAGATAGCCACGAAAAAGAAGTTGGCTAAGGAGCAGCTGCTGAGAGATTTGGAGACAGCCAAATTAGAAACTAAGCCCATTGAGGAAATCCTTGCTTGA
- the LOC18099196 gene encoding uncharacterized protein LOC18099196, with the protein METPSSTKRVTRSQTVAALNTNNNIPLSRKIEDSSDKGVTKSRRRNAKQQLQDRSALIDITNDSPIVGIAMGILETPSSALAKQKNSRAKNNIPNTPGSGEALLRGQVKTLLQKVEEEAELSKLSLENRPFLHLQGFVNSPMGLLAPTPANTPQVPNLSGDDIVLASVTPLPVIEEKLKICQEVSEIFNVKKQESLESQKSLTRSLMLDFSEKSESSDSSKCSSALTYQGDNCEVITSESKDKSSLADDDNASIWSIQVNASTHDEDEEEVIEEEEEEEEHYYYRDEYEEAEEEEEADVGGLLDELCEGISQISVKEKAMAKFEGKHTRFVYNSDDEIVEEVVDCGDDDLRLKGLPTPKGKHIRFHTEEE; encoded by the exons ATGGAGACCCCATCTTCAACAAAAAGAGTTACAAGATCACAAACTGTTGCTGCTCTTAACACCAACAACAATATTCCCCTCTCAA GGAAGATTGAAGATTCTTCTGATAAGGGTGTAACGAAATCAAGAAGAAGGAATGCAAAACAACAACTACAAGATAGGTCTGCACTTATTGATATAACAAATGATTCACCAATTGTTGGGATTGCAATGGGAATTTTAGAGACTCCATCATCAGCATTAGCCAAGCAAAAGAACAGTAGAGCCAAGAACAACATCCCCAACACACCTGGGTCGGGAGAGGCATTGCTTAGGGGTCAAGTGAAAACCCTCTTGCAGAAAGTTGAAGAAGAGGCAGAGCTCTCAAAACTTTCTTTGGAGAACCGTCCTTTTCTGCATCTTCAAGGATTTGTTAATTCTCCAATGGGACTTCTTGCACCAACTCCAGCAAATACTCCTCAGGTCCCTAATCTTTCTGGAGATGACATTGTCTTGGCCTCTGTCACTCCCTTGCCAGTTattgaagagaaattaaagATTTGTCAG GAGGTGAGTGAGATCTTTAATGTGAAGAAACAAGAGAGTCTTGAATCTCAAAAGAGTTTGACGAGGTCATTAATGCTGGATTTCTCTGAGAAATCTGAAAGTTCTGATTCATCAAAATGCTCTTCTGCACTGACTTACCAAGGAGATAACTGTGAAGTGATAACAAGTGAAAGCAAAGACAAGTCATCATTGGCAGATGATGACAATGCCTCTATTTGGTCAATTCAGGTCAATGCAAGCACCCATGATGAAGATGAGGAAGAAGTAattgaagaagaggaggaagaagaagagcatTATTATTATCGTGATGAATATGAAGAGgcagaagaggaggaggaggctgatGTTGGAGGGTTGCTTGATGAGCTTTGTGAAGGCATTAGCCAAATAAGTGTGAAAGAGAAAGCAATGGCCAAGTTTGAAGGAAAGCACACACGATTTGTTTACAACAGTGATGATGAGATTGTTGAAGAAGTAGTAGACTGTGGAGATGATGATTTACGCTTGAAAGGTTTGCCAACTCCGAAAGGGAAGCACATACGCTTCCATACAGAAGAGGaatga